A single region of the Homalodisca vitripennis isolate AUS2020 unplaced genomic scaffold, UT_GWSS_2.1 ScUCBcl_6272;HRSCAF=13410, whole genome shotgun sequence genome encodes:
- the LOC124373733 gene encoding uncharacterized protein LOC124373733 — MDDRDDGVIQEWLLLPSSDISEEEEIGNEENEEDLVFDIIFNRGLEEQLEADGINLEEIRVAVSEGDNEFGDVEEQEAEDIQSASEIVTALPEEEDVSMADPDYMRPGPSTGRPIHRRGRGRRQENAPRVRRAVQKGIDPQYPFGIRKSSSLLMFSGKWSSQCSPISYVLGSGDSLPSNC; from the exons ATGGATGATCGTGACGACGGTGTTATACAAGAGTGGCTACTTTTGCCAAGTAGTGATATATCGGAAGAAGAGGAGATTGGAAATGAAGAGAATGAAGAAGACCTcgtatttgatataattttcaatCGGGGCTTAGAAGAGCAGCTAGAAGCTGATGGAATAAATTTGGAAGAG atTCGGGTTGCAGTGTCTGAGGGTGATAATGAATTTGGAGACGTTGAAGAACAGGAAGCCGAAGACATCCAATCTGCATCTGAGATTGTGACTGCTTTACCAGAAGAAGAGGACGTGAGTATGGCAGATCCAGACTATATGCGTCCAGGACCTTCTACAGGTAGGCCTATACATAGAAGAGGGAGGGGAAGACGACAAGAAAATGCCCCCAGAGTAAGACGTGCTGTACAAAAGGGGATAGATCCCCAGTATCCATTTGGAATAAGGAAAAGTTCATCTCTCCTAATGTTCAGTGGGAAG TGGAGTAGTCAATGTTCCCCAATATCGTATGTATTGGGCAGCGGAGACTCGCTACCCAGCAATTGCTGA